One genomic region from Prionailurus bengalensis isolate Pbe53 chromosome C1, Fcat_Pben_1.1_paternal_pri, whole genome shotgun sequence encodes:
- the RBM44 gene encoding RNA-binding protein 44, whose product MQAAAVKQIAPGKAYRSNGGNVRKDEPSNPKKANVFFSSNGCNEARSAFLDADRDSLAPDQRADDTEVSSTDTVDFLEPSCPGSLDASRERTHSQSSEFEDHSADCAFLNETYSIHFSESERKNESLTHLTSELDSEMQNTEGVCFDILEHQGIKIIGLERTCKISDDDYKETAKDEQKHEIDEDSQQEYHSAEEQEHISAHVSFDQTKTLNTPDLEVVGLRNSGYEAECASHLDGNRVELASDSSIFLDSVDVYGQEDAPRGSKFQNSVVLREYHEPKHDMCKEQETSLMYHTVFDEIVLGSSPLENRESRSKSSFSNPQKALKATTYTGKMKCQIMESKDFCGNEIVENQKSHHLGNPSTLQEDRALQVLLQPGQDCQTSWTSAVDDSVISLCGYSHYRSLQDTPNPALDVSVTTPRITARDHEAVDEISLKAADDSTTNNSCFPSIEGTRPALMTDAASDRVTVHQTVDVCADFRACFTTSRATSARPSVVSASSNTDITMMNKRRPGDWQGERHRSVACNTDGPHSRDHGDTPVTVSRGPLGNSLSVDSSEPNGNLLNKDSLELRKTSAITDLKKHPERESPPCEEAGRGLASRCCEDARRRAARAELHLLHLHYQMCQRHCSDIYKLVTENREGFSRNLWSNCAKKQLGSALLSVWGDLKVRYESLKDRIHKGRPLEELPPLSVESKLLSTFSTLAFTLMKEESHVFSGADSELDNQNTCDVDVPSRLKKTPSQMSLLSDDSSPKQDTLPKEDGLKNGDIDIDFSQLKLDEKGCKNYREVSEDWFDAKENLTGVDLSGIQENQIEKDKGDPKFTQEMKNTEPLRKEKGYLIHVGGLCPSVSEADLRSHFRKYQVSEIAIYDSTNYRYASLAFKKSIDAKMAVKEMNGIEINGKSVNVRLVKTPGEYTSSLSYKNGMERSTSKEISSASSVSRLPRTRPRQLGSEQDSEGVKKNCKQIESPKLLPDTPIRFIPPNTLNLRSFTKIMKRLAELHPEVSRDHIIDALQEVRVNHKGFLNGLSINTIVEMTSSVLKNSDSS is encoded by the exons ATGAACCTTCTAATCCTAAGAAAGCAAATGTGTTCTTCTCTTCCAACGGTTGTAATGAAGCCAGATCGGCTTTTCTTGATGCTGACCGGGATTCCTTGGCACCAGATCAAAGAGCTGATGACACGGAAGTGAGCAGTACTGACACAGTGGACTTCCTGGAGCCATCTTGTCCTGGGAGCCTAGACGCCAGCAGAGAGCGCACTCACTCACAGTCCAGTGAGTTCGAAGACCACAGTGCCGACTGTGCTTTCTTGAATGAAACATACTCCATACATTTTTCCGAGTCAGAACGAAAGAATGAAAGTCTCACTCACTTAACTTCAGAATTGGATTCTGAAATGCAGAACACAGAAGGAGTGTGTTTTGATATTTTGGAGCATCAAGGTATTAAGATTATTGGCTTGGAAAGAACCTGCAAGATTTCAGATGACGATtataaagaaactgccaaagatGAGCAGAAGCATGAGATCGACGAGGACTCCCAGCAGGAGTATCATAGTGCAGAGGAGCAAGAACACATAAGTGCCCATGTATCTTTTGACCAAACGAAAACATTAAATACACCTGATCTGGAGGTTGTTGGGTTAAGAAATTCGGGTTATGAAGCTGAGTGTGCTAGCCATCTAGACGGTAATCGTGTCGAGTTGGCAAGTGATTCTAGCATCTTTTTAGATTCAGTTGATGTTTATGGACAAGAAGATGCACCCCGTGGCTCCAAGTTTCAGAATTCTGTTGTGTTAAGAGAATATCACGAACCAAAGCATGACATGTGTAAGGAACAAGAGACTAGTTTAATGTACCACACGGTATTTGATGAAATTGTACTAGGGAGCAGTCCCCTTGAAAATCGGGAATCTCGATCTAAGAGTAGTTTCTCGAACCCTCAGAAAGCACTAAAAGCTACAACCTATACCGGCAAAATGAAATGTCAAATAATGGAAAGTAAAGATTTTTGTGGGAATGAAATCGTTGAGAACCAAAAGTCGCACCACCTTGGAAATCCTAGCACATTACAAGAAGACAGAGCTTTACAGGTGTTACTCCAACCCGGTCAAGATTGTCAGACTTCCTGGACCTCTGCTGTTGATGATTCAGTAATTTCTCTCTGTGGATATTCACATTATAGAAGCCTACAAGATACCCCCAACCCAGCCTTAGATGTTTCTGTTACTACCCCGAGGATTACAGCCAGAGATCACGAAGCAGTGGATGAGATCTCCCTAAAAGCTGCTGATGACAGCACCACAAATAACTCGTGTTTTCCCAGCATAGAAGGAACACGTCCTGCGTTGATGACGGATGCGGCCAGTGACAGAGTCACGGTTCACCAGACGGTGGACGTTTGCGCTGACTTTAGGGCTTGTTTCACAACCAGCAGGGCAACGAGTGCGAGACCTTCTGTGGTATCTGCGTCAAGCAATACAGACATAACCATGATGAACAAAAGGCGGCCTGGGGACTGGCAGGGTGAGAGACACAGAAGTGTGGCCTGTAATACAGATGGGCCGCACAGCCGAGATCATGGAGACACGCCAGTGACGGTGAGCAGAGGACCACTGGGGAACTCTCTCTCAGTTGACAGTTCGGAGCCTAATGGAAATCTCCTAAACAAG GATTCCCTGGAATTAAGAAAAACATCTGCTATCACAGACTTAAAGAAACATCCTGAAAG GGAATCTCCGCCTTGTGAAGAGGCGGGGAGGGGTTTGGCCTCCCGGTGCTGTGAGGACGCGAGGCGAAGAGCCGCGAGGGCAGAGCTGCACCTCCTGCACCTTCATTACCAGATGTGTCAGCGCCACTGCAGTGACATTTACAAGCTTGTCACGGAAAACAGGGAGGGGTTCAGCAG GAACCTATGGAGTAATTGTGCTAAGAAGCAATTAGGATCAGCACTACTGTCTGTTTGGGGAGACTTGAAGGTTAGGTATGAGAGCTTGAAGGACAGAATACACAAGGGCAGGCCGCTGGAGGAGCTGCCCCCGCTGTCTGTGGAATCGAAGTTACTATCGACCTTTTCTACTTTGGCTTTCACG CTAATGAAAGAGGAATCACACGT CTTTTCAGGAGCAGATTCTGAACTAGATAATCAAAATACATGTGATGTTGACGTCCCTTCACGCCTAAAAAAGACTCCGTCtcaa ATGTCCTTACTATCTGACGATAGTTCTCCTAAACAGGATACTTTACCCAAGGAAGATGGCTTAAAAAATGGTGACATAGATATAGACTTTAGTCAGCTGAAACTTGATGAAAAAG GCTGCAAAAATTACCGAGAAGTAAGTGAAGACTGGTTTGATGCTAAAGAAAACCTGACGGGAGTTGACTTGTCAGGAATACAAGAAAATCAAATAGAGAAGGACAAAGGGGATCCAAAGTTTACACAAG aaatgaaaaatactgaacCTTTACGAAAAGAGAAAGGTTATTTGATACATGTTGGTGGTCTCTGCCCTTCAGTCTCTGAG gctGACTTAAGGTCTCATTTCCGGAAATACCAAGTTTCTGAAATTGCAATCTATGATTCAACCAATTACAG GTATGCAtcccttgcttttaaaaaaagcattgatGCGAAGATGGCCGTGAAAGAAATGAATGGGatagaaataaatgggaaatcAGTAAATGTGCGTCTTGTGAAAACTCCTGGAGAATATACATCATCTCTTTCCTACAAAAATGGAATGGAGAGAAGCACCAGCAAGGAAATTAGCTCAGCCTCCTCTGTTTCGAGATTGCCCAGAACTAGGCCAAGGCAGCTGGGATCTGAGCAAGACAGTGAG GGTGTCAAGAAGAATTGTAAACAGATTGAATCTCCTAAATTATTACCTGATACTCCTATTCGATTCATACCTCCAAATACGTTGAATCTGCGTAGCTTTACCAAAATCATGAAGAGACTGGCTGAACTACATCCAGAAGTTAGCAG AGACCATATTATAGATGCTCTTCAGGAAGTAAGAGTAAATCATAAAGGTTTTCTGAATGGCTTATCTATTAATACTATTGTGGAAATGACTTCATCTGTTTTGAAAAACTCTGATTCCAGTTAG